In Cytobacillus oceanisediminis, the following proteins share a genomic window:
- the yyaC gene encoding spore protease YyaC → MWPFSSSKQNKNAVDAASYISIKETTEEAKIEKMVTKLEHIFYSTSREIVILCIGSDRSTGDSLGPLAGKILKEKNIPYPIYGTLQEPVHALNIKKVLKEIKETHDDPFIFGIDACLGDERQIGYILIREGSFIPGNAVNRALPSVGDYHLKAIVNTLDPLSPVHSLNSTRLYMVLKLAEIIAEIISRVAANDHTSRGVIEKMNVPQT, encoded by the coding sequence ATGTGGCCATTTTCATCCAGCAAACAGAACAAAAATGCCGTCGATGCAGCCAGTTATATTTCCATTAAAGAAACGACGGAAGAAGCAAAAATCGAAAAGATGGTAACTAAGCTGGAACATATTTTTTACAGCACATCCAGGGAAATCGTTATTTTGTGCATTGGTTCTGACCGCTCAACAGGAGACTCTCTAGGGCCATTGGCAGGAAAGATTCTCAAGGAAAAAAACATTCCCTATCCAATATATGGGACCTTGCAGGAGCCTGTTCACGCATTGAATATCAAAAAGGTACTTAAAGAAATCAAAGAAACCCATGATGATCCGTTTATATTTGGCATAGATGCCTGCCTCGGAGACGAGCGGCAAATCGGCTATATTTTAATAAGGGAAGGGTCGTTTATTCCGGGAAATGCAGTGAATCGGGCTCTTCCGAGTGTGGGTGATTATCATTTGAAGGCGATTGTTAACACGCTGGATCCATTATCACCTGTTCATTCCTTAAATAGCACAAGATTATATATGGTTTTAAAACTGGCTGAAATCATTGCGGAAATCATTTCACGTGTAGCGGCAAATGACCATACTTCCAGAGGAGTGATTGAAAAA